From Sander lucioperca isolate FBNREF2018 chromosome 14, SLUC_FBN_1.2, whole genome shotgun sequence, the proteins below share one genomic window:
- the notch1a gene encoding neurogenic locus notch homolog protein 1, giving the protein MYRFFVKLTFLIPAIVISQGLKCSLPTESCLNGGRCEATSNGNGECKCPNDYVGNRCQYPSPCSPSPCRNGGECRAVSHGNTFDFRCVCRLGFIDRLCLTPTNHACMSSPCRNGGTCDLITLNAFRCRCPPGWSGKTCQLANPCASNPCANGGQCSAFDSTYICTCPPAFHGQTCKQDVNECAQTPSLCLNGGVCVNEVGSYNCRCPHEYTGQHCETPYMPCSPSPCQNGGTCVQKGDTTYDCSCLPGFTGQHCEHNIDDCPGHNCQNGGMCVDGVNTYNCRCPPHYTGQYCTENVDECELMPNACQNGGTCHDTHGSYHCVCVNGWTGDDCSENIDDCASAACYHGATCHDRVASFFCECPHGRTGLLCHLDDACISNPCQKGSNCDTNPVNGMAICTCPPGYTGSACNLDIDECSLGANPCEHGGRCLNTKGSFQCKCLQGYEGPRCEMDVNECMSNPCHNDATCLDQIGGFHCICMPGYEGVFCHMNTDECASQPCLNNGKCIDKINSFHCECSKGFSGSLCQVDIDECASTPCKNGAKCTDGPNKYTCECAEGYTGQHCETDINECYSDPCHYGTCKDGLASFTCYCRPGYTGRLCETNINECLSQPCKNGGTCQDRENTYICACPKGTAGFNCEVNLDDCKSKPCDYGRCIDKINGYECACEPGYTGSMCNINIDECAINPCHNGGTCIDGINSFTCLCPEGYNDATCLSQVDECGSNPCIHGRCQDLINGYKCTCDSGWSGPNCDFNNNECESNPCMNGGTCKDMTSGYHCTCRAGFTGPNCQTNINECASNPCLNQGSCIDDVAGYKCNCLLPYTGENCEILLAPCSPRPCKNGGVCKEAEDYQSFSCICPEGWQGQTCEIDINECVKSPCRNGAICQNTMGGYQCKCQPGYTGQKCETDTDDCKPNPCSNGGLCRDSIDTFTCTCLPGFRGGRCEQDINECESNPCRNGANCTDCVNSYTCTCPPGFSGINCEINTNDCTDSSCFNGGTCVDGINAFTCLCLPGFTGSYCQYDINECDSKPCLNGGSCLDSYGTYKCTCPNGYTGVNCQNLVRWCDSSPCKNGGSCWQQGASYTCQCQTGWTGLYCDIPSVSCEVAAQQQGVEVVHLCRNSGQCLDAGSTHYCRCQAGYTGSYCQEQVDECSPNPCQNGAACTDYLGGYSCECVPGYHGVNCSKEINECQSQPCQNGGTCIDLINTYKCSCPRGTQGVHCEINLDDCTPSSDPLTNEPKCFNNGKCVDRIGGYQCVCPAGYVGERCEGDVNECLSDPCDPRGSYNCIQLTNSYRCECRTGYTGQRCDKVFDGCKGRPCRNGGSCAVASNTPHGFICKCPPGFTGSSCEYDSRSCGSLNCRNGGTCVSGHLGPRCLCPPTFTGPECQTPTDSLCISNPCYNGGTCQITPDVPFFQCSCPSNFNGLLCHILDYSFVGGFGRDITPPPEVEVSCEIPQCDEWAGNHICDSLCNNHACGWDGGDCSLNFDDPWQNCSAALQCWRYFNDGKCDGQCNSPGCLYDGFDCQGQEGQCNPLYDQYCKDHYADGHCDQGCNNAECEWDGLDCANNMPEKLADGHLVLVVHIPPEQLKNRSSAFLREISSVLHTNVVFRRDAKGEPMIFPYYGNEQDLVKHNVLKRSTDGWPEWASMPANVLGQVKESVSAMVSPRKRRELDPAQVKGSVVYLEIDNRQCYQQSTECFQSATDVAAFLGALATSGNLNVPYIEAVTSVRPTPSSSELYPMYIVFLGLAALGFICLGVLVSRKRRREHGQLWFPEGFKTSEPSKKKRREPLGEDSVGLRPMKNSDINLMDDNQNEWDDEDPDCRRFRFEEQAMLDLSDRTDHRKWTQQHLDAADLRIASIAPTPPQGEIENDCMDVNVRGPDGFTPLMIASCSGGGLETGTSEEEEDPSAEIISDFIYQGANLHNQTDRTGETALHLAARYARSDAAKRLLESSADANVQDNMGRTPLHAAVAADAQGVFQILIRNRATDLDARMHDGTTPLILAARLAVEGMVEELINCHADANATDDSGKSALHWAAAVNNVEAAMVLLKNGANKDMQDNKEETPIFLAAREGSFETAKVLLEHFANREITDHLDQLPRDIAQERMHYDIVRLLDEYNLVRSPGLHSGPLSTSSLSPPLCSPNDYLSNLKPTLSVKKVRKLSAGGKGGKDGGKDNRMKKKKSLDGKGNLLDTSAVLSPVDSLESPHGYLSDVASPPMTSPFQQSPPMSLNHLQGNGDHMGQMSMGKDMGCMSFDPHPLRLSHMPVSSPSSQGTTSIGGNRGGQCDWISRMHPGVGQQGGFTQAPPISHNMMGALHGVSTATLSQIMGYQNLQTSHLGSAHMMQQAHSRQLQHQNSNSTTAGQSLNQSFPNVELNGSDMQQNNGHSMPIHTVMPQETQILGNQFLTPPSQHSYSSPMDNTPNHQLQVPDHPFLTPSPGSPDQWSSSSPHSNMSDWSEGISSPPTSIHSQMNLIPDQFK; this is encoded by the exons GTGTCCCAATGACTACGTAGGCAATCGTTGCCAGTATCCAAGCCCCTGCAGCCCTTCACCCTGCCGCAATGGTGGTGAATGCCGTGCTGTTTCCCATGGCAACACATTTGATTTCCGCTGCGTGTGCCGCCTGGGTTTCATAGACCGGCTATGCCTGACCCCCACCAACCATGCCTGCATGAGCTCCCCCTGTCGCAATGGAGGAACTTGTGACCTCATTACCCTCAACGCCTTCCGCTGCCGCTGCCCACCTGGGTGGTCAG gTAAAACCTGCCAGCTTGCCAACCCATGCGCGTCCAATCCATGCGCAAACGGTGGCCAGTGCTCAGCCTTCGATTCCACGTACATCTGCACCTGCCCACCCGCCTTCCACGGTCAAACTTGCAAGCAAGACGTCAACGAGTGCGCCCagactccctctctctgtcttaatggtggtgtgtgtgtgaacgaGGTGGGCTCATACAACTGCCGCTGTCCTCATGAGTACACTGGTCAACACTGTGAGACACCCTACATGCCATGCAGCCCTTCACCATGCCAGAATGGAGGCACCTGTGTGCAGAAGGGAGACACCACCTATGATTGTAGCTGCCTTCCAg GCTTCACAGGTCAGCACTGTGAGCATAACATCGATGACTGTCCGGGCCACAACTGCCAGAATGGTGGTATGTGTGTGGATGGTGTGAACACCTACAACTGCCGGTGCCCACCTCATTACACAG GTCAATACTGCACAGAAAATGTGGACGAGTGTGAGTTGATGCCCAACGCATGCCAGAATGGAGGAACGTGCCATGACACTCACGGCAGCTACCACTGCGTCTGCGTCAACGGGTGGACCGGTGACGACTGCAGCGAGAACATCGACGACTGTGCCAGCGCGGCTTGTTACCACGGCGCTACCTGCCACGACCGCGTAGCCTCCTTCTTCTGCGAGTGTCCTCATGGGCGCACAG GTTTGCTGTGCCATCTTGATGACGCCTGCATCAGCAATCCGTGTCAAAAAGGTTCTAACTGTGACACCAACCCAGTCAACGGCATGGCGATCTGCACCTGTCCCCCAGGTTATACTGGGTCAGCCTGCAACCTGGACATTGACGAATGCTCCCTCG GTGCCAACCCTTGTGAACACGGTGGGCGCTGCCTCAACACCAAAGGCTCTTTCCAGTGCAAGTGTCTTCAAGGATATGAAGGACCTCGTTGCGAGATGGATGTCAATGAATGCATGTCTAATCCTTGCCACAATGATGCCACCTGCCTGGATCAGATTGGAGGGTTTCACTGCATTTGTATGCCAG GATATGAGGGTGTGTTCTGCCACATGAACACAGATGAGTGTGCCAGCCAACCATGTCTCAACAACGGCAAGTGCATCGACAAAATCAACTCCTTCCACTGCGAGTGCTCCAAAG GTTTTTCGGGGAGTCTGTGTCAGGTGGACATTGACGAGTGTGCCAGCACCCCCTGCAAAAATGGAGCTAAATGTACCGATGGTCCCAACAAGTACACCTGCGAATGTGCTGAag GTTACACAGGACAGCACTGTGAGACTGACATCAATGAGTGCTACTCTGACCCCTGCCACTATGGCACCTGCAAGGATGGCCTAGCCTCCTTCACCTGCTACTGCCGCCCCGGCTACACTGGCCGCTTGTGTGAGACCAACATCAATGAGTGTCTTAGCCAGCCCTGCAAGAACGGTGGCACTTGCCAGGACAGGGAGAACACATATATTTGTGCTTGCCCTAAAGGCACTGCAG GTTTCAATTGTGAGGTGAACCTGGACGACTGTAAGAGCAAACCCTGCGACTACGGGAGGTGCATCGACAAAATCAACGGCTACGAGTGTGCATGTGAGCCTGGCTACACAG GATCAATGTGTAACATTAACATTGATGAGTGTGCCATAAACCCCTGTCACAACGGGGGCACATGCATCGATGGCATCAACAGCTTTACCTGCCTGTGCCCAGAGGGCTACAACGACGCCACCTGTTTATCTCAGGTGGATGAGTGTGGCAGCAACCCCTGCATCCACGGCCGATGCCAGGACCTCATCAATGG CTACAAATGTACCTGTGACTCTGGCTGGAGTGGCCCCAACTGTGACTTCAATAATAACGAGTGTGAGTCCAACCCGTGCATGAATGGGGGAACCTGCAAGGACATGACCAGCGGATACCACTGCACATGCAGAGCCGGATTTACTG GACCTAACTGCCAAACTAACATCAACGAGTGTGCCTCCAACCCCTGCCTCAACCAGGGTAGCTGCATCGATGATGTGGCTGGATACAAGTGCAACTGTTTGCTGCCTTACACTG GTGAAAACTGTGAGATCCTGCTAGCGCCCTGCAGCCCCAGACCCTGTAAAAATGGTGGAGTGTGTAAGGAGGCTGAAGACTACCAGAGCTTCTCCTGCATCTGCCCTGAAGGATGGCAAG GTCAAACTTGTGAGATTGATATCAACGAATGTGTGAAGAGCCCATGCCGTAACGGTGCTATATGCCAAAACACTATGGGTGGCTACCAGTGCAAGTGTCAGCCAGGTTACACTGGCCAGAAGTGTGAGACAGACACCGATGACTGCAAACCAA ATCCCTGCAGTAACGGTGGTCTGTGCCGCGATAGCATTGACACTTTCACGTGTACCTGTCTGCCCGGGTTTCGTGGCGGTAGATGTGAGCAGGACATAAATGAGTGTGAGAGTAACCCATGTAGGAATGGCGCCAACTGCACCGATTGTGTCAACAGCTACACCTGCACCTGCCCGCCTGGCTTCAGTGGCATCAACTGTGAGATCAACACCAATGACTGCACCGACAG CTCTTGCTTCAATGGTGGCACTTGTGTGGATGGAATTAATGCTTTCACCTGCCTGTGTCTACCTGGATTCACTGGCAGTTACTGCCAATATGATATCAATGAGTGTGACTCCAAACCGTGCCTCAATGGAGGATCTTGTCTTGACAGTTATGGGACGTACAAGTGCACCTGTCCTAATGGCTACACAGGAGTCAATTGTCAG AatcttgtgcgctggtgtgatTCATCCCCCTGTAAAAATGGAGGTTCGTGCTGGCAACAGGGAGCCTCTTACACCTGCCAGTGTCAGACTGGATGGACTGGTCTCTATTGTGACATCCCCAGTGTTTCCTGTGAGGTCGCAGCCCAACAGCAAG GGGTGGAGGTGGTTCACCTGTGCAGGAACTCAGGCCAGTGTCTGGATGCTGGGAGCACACATTACTGCCGATGCCAGGCCGGCTACACCGGGAGTTACTGCCAGGAACAAGTGGACGAGTGCTCACCCAATCCTTGCCAGAACGGAGCCGCCTGTACTGATTATCTGGGAGGCTACAGCTGTGAG TGTGTTCCTGGCTACCACGGTGTAAACTGCTCCAAAGAGATCAATGAATGTCAGTCACAGCCCTGTCAGAATGGAGGCACATGCATCGACCTCATCAACACATATAAGTGCTCCTGTCCCAGAGGAACACAAG GTGTCCACTGTGAGATTAATTTGGATGACTGCACCCCCTCCAGCGACCCACTGACCAACGAGCCCAAGTGCTTCAACAACGGCAAGTGTGTAGACCGCATTGGAGGTTaccagtgtgtgtgtccagCCGGCTACGTAGGAGAGCGCTGTGAAGGTGACGTCAACGAGTGTTTGTCAGACCCCTGTGACCCCAGAGGGTCCTACAACTGCATTCAGCTCACCAACAGCTACCGCTGCGAATGCCGCACTGGATATACAG GTCAACGTTGTGACAAAGTGTTTGATGGCTGTAAAGGAAGACCCTGCAGAAACGGAGGATCGTGTGCTGTTGCTAGTAACACACCTCATGGTTTCATCTGCAAATGTCCACCT GGCTTCACGGGTTCTTCTTGCGAGTATGATTCTCGTTCTTGCGGGAGTCTGAATTGCAGGAATGGAGGTACATGTGTGTCAGGCCACCTAGGCCCACGCTGTCTGTGTCCACCAACCTTCACTGGGCCTGAGTGCCAGACCCCCACTGACAGCCTCTGCATCTCCAACCCCTGCTACAACGGTGGCACGTGCCAGATCACCCCAGACGTGCCGTTCTTCCAGTGCAGCTGCCCCAGCAATTTCAACGGCCTGCTGTGCCACATCCTGGACTATTCATTTGTTGGAGGTTTTGGCCGGGACATCACCCCACCTCCGGAAGTGGAGGTGAGCTGCGAGATTCCTCAGTGTGATGAGTGGGCGGGCAACCATATCTGCGACTCGCTGTGCAACAACCATGCCTGCGGCTGGGATGGAGGAGACTGCTCACTTAATTTTGATGACCCGTGGCAAAACTGCTCTGCGGCCTTGCAGTGCTGGCGCTACTTTAACGATGGGAAGTGTGATGGCCAGTGCAACAGCCCTGGGTGTCTCTATGATGGCTTTGATTGTCAGGGACAGGAAGGACAATGCAA TCCGCTGTATGACCAGTACTGTAAAGACCACTATGCTGATGGTCACTGTGACCAGGGCTGCAACAATGCCGAATGTGAATGGGATGGCCTGGACTGCGCCAACAACATGCCAGAGAAGCTGGCAGACGGACACTTAGTTCTGGTGGTCCATATCCCCCCCGAACAGCTTAAAAATCGTTCTTCAGCCTTCCTCAGAGAGATCAGCAGCGTTCTCCACACCAATGTGGTGTTCCGCCGTGACGCCAAAGGAGAACCAATGATCTTCCCTTACTATGGCAACGAACAGGACCTTGTTAAACATAACGTGCTGAAGCGCTCCACAGATGGCTGGCCCGAGTGGGCTTCAATGCCAGCCAATGTTTTGGGTCAAGTGAAGGAAAGCGTGTCTGCCATGGTCAGCCCTCGAAAACGCAGAGAGCTCGATCCTGCGCAAGTCAAAGG GTCTGTGGTGTACCTGGAGATTGACAACCGTCAGTGTTACCAGCAGTCTACTGAATGCTTCCAGAGCGCCACAGATGTAGCTGCGTTCCTTGGAGCACTGGCCACCAGCGGGAATCTCAATGTTCCCTATATTGAAGCTGTCACCA GTGTGAGACCTACTCCCTCCAGTTCAGAGCTCTACCCAATGTACATAGTCTTCCTCGGCTTGGCTGCTTTGGGTTTCATCTGCCTTGGTGTTCTGGTGTCCCGTAAGAGGCGACGAGAGCACGGCCAGCTCTGGTTTCCTGAGGGATTCAAAACGTCGGAGCCCAGCAAAAAGAAACGCAGAGAGCCATTGGGAGAGGATTCTGTTGGATTGAG GCCCATGAAAAACTCAGACATCAATCTTATGGATGAcaatcaaaatgaatgggatgaTGAGGATCCAGACTGCAGGCGCTTCAGG TTTGAGGAGCAGGCCATGTTGGATTTAAGTGACCGTACTGACCACAGGAAATGGACACAGCAGCATCTGGATGCAGCTGACCTGCGTATTGCGTCCATTGCTCCTACCCCTCCTCAGGGAGAGATAGAGAATGACTGCATGGATGTGAATGTCAGAGGACCAG ATGGTTTCACTCCCCTGATGATCGCCTCCTGCAGCGGTGGAGGACTGGAGACTGGTACcagtgaagaggaagaggatccCTCAGCAGAAATCATCTCTGACTTCATTTACCAAGGCGCCAACCTCCACAACCAGACTGACCGCACGGGCGAGACTGCCCTCCACCTGGCGGCTCGCTACGCCCGCTCTGATGCTGCCAAACGCCTCCTGGAGTCCAGTGCCGATGCCAATGTTCAGGACAACATGGGCCGCACTCCGCTTCACGCTGCTGTGGCTGCAGATGCACAGGGAGTGTTCCAG ATTTTAATCCGAAACCGTGCCACTGATCTTGATGCCCGCATGCACGACGGAACAACACCGCTGATTCTAGCAGCCCGATTGGCGGTTGAGGGCATGGTGGAAGAGCTTATCAACTGCCACGCCGATGCTAACGCCACCGATGATTCTG GTAAATCTGCTCTTCACTGGGCCGCGGCTGTAAACAATGTGGAGGCGGCAATGGTGCTGCTGAAAAATGGTGCCAACAAAGACATGCAAGACAACAAG gaggAAACACCAATCTTCCTCGCAGCCCGTGAAGGCAGTTTTGAGACAGCTAAGGTTCTTCTGGAACACTTTGCCAATCGTGAGATCACTGACCATCTCGACCAGCTGCCCAGAGATATCGCCCAGGAACGCATGCACTATGACATCGTCCGCCTTCTGGATGAGTACAATTTGGTTAGGAGTCCCGGGCTTCACAGCGGCCCCCTAAGCACCTCAAGCCTCTCCCCACCTCTCTGCTCCCCCAATGACTACCTTAGCAACCTCAAGCCCACCCTGTCTGTCAAGAAGGTTCGAAAACTTAGCGCCGGTGGAAAAGGAGGGAAAGATGGGGGAAAAGATAATagaatgaagaagaaaaagtcGCTGGATGGGAAGGGCAACTTGCTGGACACGTCAGCTGTCCTCTCCCCGGTTGATTCCCTCGAGTCTCCACATGGCTACCTGTCTGATGTGGCCTCTCCTCCCATGACGTCACCCTTCCAGCAGTCCCCACCTATGTCTCTAAATCACCTACAAGGCAATGGAGACCACATGGGCCAGATGAGCATGGGTAAGGATATGGGCTGTATGTCTTTTGACCCTCACCCACTCCGTCTATCCCACATGCCTGTGTCCAGCCCCAGTAGTCAGGGCACAACATCCATAGGTGGCAACAGAGGAGGCCAGTGTGACTGGATCTCCAGGATGCACCCAGGTGTCGGCCAGCAAGGAGGCTTTACCCAGGCACCACCAATATCCCACAACATGATGGGTGCTCTGCATGGCGTCAGCACTGCCACTCTGTCTCAGATCATGGGCTACCAGAATCTGCAGACCAGCCACCTCGGCTCTGCACACATGATGCAGCAGGCTCACTCGCGGCAGCTCCAGCACCAAAACTCCAACTCCACCACAGCTGGCCAGTCCCTCAACCAGAGCTTCCCAAACGTTGAGCTGAACGGCTCcgacatgcagcaaaacaaCGGCCACTCTATGCCCATCCACACCGTAATGCCCCAGGAGACGCAGATCCTTGGCAACCAATTTCTCACCCCTCCCTCCCAGCACAGCTACTCTAGCCCCATGGACAACACACCTAACCACCAGCTACAGGTGCCTGACCACCCGTTTCTAACTCCCTCCCCCGGCTCCCCTGACCAATGGTCCAGCTCATCCCCACATTCCAACATGTCCGATTGGTCGGAAGGCATCTCCAGCCCACCTACAAGTATCCATTCACAGATGAATCTGATCCCAGACCAGTTTAAGTAG